The nucleotide sequence TTTTGGCTGTTCCGTGTTGATGACTTGCACAGCTTTGAGCATCGAAGCATCGCATCCAAACCGCTGAGAAGTAGCAATCAACGCCGCAACATCCTTAGGAAGACACGAGCCGCCATAGCCTAAACCAGCCTGCAAGAACGATGGCCCAATTCGACTATCCGCCCCCATCCCCTTCGCTACAAGAGCAATATCCGCATTCACTGACTCGCAAAGCTGTGAAAGGGCATTGATATATGATATTTTCAGTGCAAGAAAACAGTTCGAAGCGTATTTAATCAATTCAGCCGAAGCCAAATCAGTCATCAACATCGGTCGCTCTAATGGTGCATAAAGCTCGACTATCTTCAAAGCTGCCGAATGGTTGGTCGCGCCTATCACGATGCGGTCAGGGTGAAGGGTGTCGTAAACAGCTTGACCTTCACGCAGGAATTCTGGATTTGAAACCACATCAAAATCGTTTTTACCGTTCCGATACTTGAGGATCAGGTCGCGGACATTGTTGCCTGAACCAACAGGAACAGTACTCTTGTTAACAATGATCTTATAGCCATTCAGGGAGAGAGCGATTGACTTAGCGACCTCTTCAACTTGGCTCAAGTCAGACTCACCGCTTGGCAAACTGGGGGTGCCGACGGCAATGAACACAACTTCAGAACGTTTAATGGATTCGTTGATATCAGTCGAGAAAACCAGTCTTCCCTCTTCGATGCCGCGTTCGATCAGTTCCTCGACGCCCGGTTCGTAGATGGGTGACTTCCCAGCTTTAAGTAGCTCAATTTTCTTTTCGTCTTTATCAACACAGATTACATCATTGCCCAGATCGGCAAAAACAACACCCGTAACCAGACCGACATAACCTGTTCCAATTACACAGATATTCATCCAAACCTTCCCCACTTGGCACGTACATATTGCGCCATAAGTTATATTCGGCATTCCTAGCAATTTTCTGGAGGTTTAGCTTCAAAAAACCTCAAGGAAATTGCTAGGTACACGTTTCATTGTACGGTAAAAAAGCTGTGATCGTAACCGACAGTATCAGTTTGACCCAATTTTCCGACAAGCTTCACATCTGTATCTTCCCTCTGTGCCACTAGGTCGTGAGCAAAGGAAGGTTGAACAGCACAGGGGGAAGATTTCACTGCAAAAAAACACTAAGCCCCCGATTGCAACGCAATCGGGGGCTTAGTTCTCCAATCTTATGACTTCAGCTTAGCAGCAGCGTCGGTCTTTTCCCAGGGAAACTTGGGATTGCCGAAGTGACCGTTTTTAGCGGTTGCTAGGTAAATTGGCTTTGTTAAGTCAAAGTAGCTAATAATACCGCCAGGGCTTAGGTCGAAATGGTCTCTTATTCTCTCATTGATAACATCTTCATCAACTGTCTCAGTGCCATAGGTCTCAAGGGCAATTGCAACTGGCTGTGGAACACCAATAGCATAGGCTAACTGGACTGAAACTCGCTCCGCCAAACCTGCGGCGACGATATTCTTTGCCAGATAACGAGCCATGTAGCTGGCTGAGCGGTCAACTTTTGTCGGATCCTTACCCGAAAAAGCGCCGCCGCCATGACCAACGACTCCGCCGTAAGTATCAACGATGATCTTGCGGCCGGTCACGCCGGTATCACCTTGCGGGCCACCGATTGTGAATATTCCGGTCGGATTGATGTGGTACTTAATGTTATGGTCAGTGAATTGCTTGAAATCCTTCAATACAGGGTCTATAACATACTCATGCACAATTGCTGCGACATCAGGCTGCTTTAACTCTTCATCGTGCTGAGTTGAAACCACGATTGTATCGATATATTTAGGGCAGAACCCCTCATAGGCAACCGTTACCTGCGACTTGCCGTCTGGGCGTAGGCCAAGGTCAGGGTTTGCTTTTCGAACTTCGGTCAATTTCGCAGATAGTCGGTGAGCAATAGTAATAGGCAGCGGCATAAGTTCTTCGGTCTCTTTTGCGGCATAGCCTATCATCATTCCCTGATCGCCGGCTCCACCTCGATCGACCCCAACGCTAATATCCGCCGATTGCTTTTGAATAGCAACCATTACACCGCAGGTATCTCCTTCGAAGCCGAAGGAACTCTTGGTGTAACCAACCTCATTAATTGTCCGCCGAACGACATCTGGGATTTCTACATAAGTTTTTGTTGTGACTT is from bacterium and encodes:
- a CDS encoding UDP-glucose/GDP-mannose dehydrogenase family protein, translating into MNICVIGTGYVGLVTGVVFADLGNDVICVDKDEKKIELLKAGKSPIYEPGVEELIERGIEEGRLVFSTDINESIKRSEVVFIAVGTPSLPSGESDLSQVEEVAKSIALSLNGYKIIVNKSTVPVGSGNNVRDLILKYRNGKNDFDVVSNPEFLREGQAVYDTLHPDRIVIGATNHSAALKIVELYAPLERPMLMTDLASAELIKYASNCFLALKISYINALSQLCESVNADIALVAKGMGADSRIGPSFLQAGLGYGGSCLPKDVAALIATSQRFGCDASMLKAVQVINTEQPKHFVDKIKKALGGLDGKTIAVLGLSFKPNTDDLREAKSIEIIRYLLSEKALVKAYDPAAMENFKRFHPTITYANSPYDAAQDADAVVLITEWNEFKQLNLDRLRSVVKQPYLFDGRNIYDPTRVRRSGFCYEGVGRAHNGEAIE
- the metK gene encoding methionine adenosyltransferase, whose amino-acid sequence is MSQFRLITSESVTEGHPDKLADQISDALLDECLRDDPQSRVAIETLLSRGIAVVAGEVTTKTYVEIPDVVRRTINEVGYTKSSFGFEGDTCGVMVAIQKQSADISVGVDRGGAGDQGMMIGYAAKETEELMPLPITIAHRLSAKLTEVRKANPDLGLRPDGKSQVTVAYEGFCPKYIDTIVVSTQHDEELKQPDVAAIVHEYVIDPVLKDFKQFTDHNIKYHINPTGIFTIGGPQGDTGVTGRKIIVDTYGGVVGHGGGAFSGKDPTKVDRSASYMARYLAKNIVAAGLAERVSVQLAYAIGVPQPVAIALETYGTETVDEDVINERIRDHFDLSPGGIISYFDLTKPIYLATAKNGHFGNPKFPWEKTDAAAKLKS